In Achromobacter spanius, the following proteins share a genomic window:
- a CDS encoding MarR family winged helix-turn-helix transcriptional regulator — protein sequence MTDAPDLESRAAPDDHHALRLWLRMLTCANLIEGEIRSRLRNEFDTTLPRFDLMAQLQRAPKGMKMGELSRHMMVTNGNITGITDQLEKEGLVVRTKVESDRRSSLIKLTPQGKKSFARMARAHETWVKSMFGELPESTRNALFQALGELKLQVVATRSESAKG from the coding sequence ATGACTGACGCTCCTGATCTCGAATCCCGCGCCGCGCCCGACGACCACCACGCGCTGCGGCTGTGGCTGCGCATGCTCACCTGCGCCAATCTCATCGAAGGCGAAATCCGCAGCCGCCTGCGCAACGAATTCGACACCACCCTGCCCCGCTTCGACCTGATGGCGCAACTGCAACGCGCGCCCAAGGGCATGAAAATGGGCGAACTGTCGCGCCACATGATGGTCACCAACGGCAATATCACCGGCATTACCGACCAGCTTGAAAAAGAAGGGCTGGTAGTGCGCACCAAGGTCGAGTCCGACCGCCGCAGTTCACTGATCAAGCTGACGCCCCAGGGCAAGAAGAGCTTTGCGCGCATGGCCCGCGCGCATGAAACCTGGGTCAAATCCATGTTTGGCGAACTGCCCGAGTCCACCCGCAATGCGCTGTTCCAGGCGCTGGGCGAACTCAAGCTGCAAGTGGTGGCCACCCGCTCGGAATCCGCCAAGGGCTGA
- a CDS encoding Nudix family hydrolase has protein sequence MSEKIVDVAAGLILRPDGMLLLGQRPEGKPWSGWWELPGGKLEPGETVLEALARELHEELGIRVTQSRPWVTYVHVYPHTTVRLAFCHVTAWEGEPQGLENQRLEWVDPANAASVGDLLPATLPPLRWLQLPTTYGISSIGSRAGVAAFLGRLDAALARGVKLVQFREPQWPDGAGASSLHEVLQQVIKRCRAACARVLVNSAHPAAWWKEADGVHLRTADAARLHARPELPAGALVGVSAHDNPQVVHARELGADFAVLGPVLDTPSHPGAATLGWEGFVAGNRDAGIPVFALGGQSTTTVSHALRHGAHGIAGIRGVI, from the coding sequence ATGTCTGAGAAGATCGTTGACGTTGCCGCCGGTTTGATCCTGCGTCCCGATGGCATGCTGCTGCTGGGCCAGCGGCCCGAAGGCAAGCCGTGGTCGGGCTGGTGGGAATTGCCGGGCGGCAAGCTGGAGCCGGGCGAAACCGTGCTGGAAGCGCTGGCCCGCGAACTGCACGAAGAGCTGGGCATCCGCGTGACGCAGTCGCGGCCGTGGGTGACCTATGTGCACGTGTATCCGCACACCACGGTGCGCCTGGCGTTCTGCCACGTGACCGCGTGGGAAGGCGAGCCGCAAGGGCTTGAGAACCAGCGCCTGGAATGGGTGGACCCTGCCAACGCAGCGTCCGTCGGCGATCTCTTGCCCGCCACCCTGCCCCCGTTACGCTGGCTGCAACTGCCCACTACCTACGGCATCAGTTCGATCGGCTCGCGCGCGGGCGTGGCCGCGTTCCTGGGCCGTCTGGACGCGGCGCTGGCGCGCGGTGTGAAGCTGGTGCAGTTTCGTGAGCCGCAATGGCCGGACGGCGCGGGCGCAAGCTCGCTGCACGAGGTCCTGCAGCAGGTGATCAAGCGTTGCCGCGCCGCCTGCGCGCGCGTGCTGGTCAATAGCGCACACCCCGCCGCCTGGTGGAAGGAAGCCGACGGCGTGCATTTGCGCACGGCGGATGCCGCCCGCCTGCACGCGCGGCCCGAACTGCCGGCGGGCGCGCTCGTTGGCGTGTCCGCGCACGACAACCCGCAAGTGGTCCACGCCCGCGAACTCGGCGCCGACTTCGCGGTGCTGGGCCCGGTGCTGGACACGCCCAGCCACCCCGGCGCGGCCACGCTGGGTTGGGAAGGCTTTGTTGCCGGCAACCGTGATGCCGGCATCCCCGTGTTCGCGTTGGGCGGCCAGTCGACCACGACCGTGTCGCACGCACTGCGCCATGGCGCGCACGGCATCGCCGGCATTCGTGGCGTGATCTGA
- a CDS encoding ABC transporter ATP-binding protein gives MLTIESAQSGYGASQVLFGVDLQIGAGQVVTLLGRNGMGKTTLLRTLFGQLPLRGGKIHFAGQDISGWSSDRIARAGVAIVPEGRQCFPNLTVREHLTAFTASRNPGIGEPWTPDRVFELFPRLRERARNMGNQLSGGEQQMLAIGRALVTNPRLLILDEATEGLAPKIREEIWMCLARLRQAGQTILVIDKYVERLLSLADQHVILERGKVVWTGDSKALDADRGLWERYLGV, from the coding sequence ATGCTCACCATCGAATCCGCTCAAAGCGGCTACGGCGCCAGCCAGGTGCTGTTTGGCGTGGACCTGCAGATTGGCGCCGGCCAGGTGGTGACCTTGCTGGGCCGCAACGGCATGGGCAAGACCACGCTGCTGCGCACGCTCTTCGGCCAGTTGCCACTGCGTGGCGGCAAGATCCATTTCGCGGGCCAGGACATCAGCGGCTGGAGCTCCGATCGCATCGCGCGCGCCGGCGTGGCCATCGTGCCCGAGGGGCGGCAGTGCTTTCCCAACCTTACGGTGCGCGAACACCTCACGGCGTTTACCGCCTCGCGCAATCCCGGCATCGGTGAACCCTGGACGCCGGACCGCGTGTTCGAGCTGTTTCCACGCCTGCGCGAACGCGCCCGCAACATGGGCAACCAGTTGTCGGGCGGCGAGCAGCAGATGCTGGCCATCGGCCGCGCCCTGGTCACCAACCCGCGCCTGCTGATCCTGGACGAAGCCACGGAAGGCCTGGCGCCCAAGATCCGCGAAGAAATCTGGATGTGCCTGGCGCGCCTGCGCCAAGCGGGCCAGACCATCCTGGTCATCGACAAATATGTTGAAAGATTGCTGAGCCTGGCCGACCAGCACGTCATCCTGGAACGCGGCAAGGTCGTCTGGACGGGCGATTCCAAGGCCCTGGATGCGGACCGCGGCCTATGGGAACGCTATCTGGGCGTGTAG
- a CDS encoding ATP-binding protein produces MTATEFSTLIQRAERVLAQLEAFLPPATPEIDWSAHAFRWRKRGSRGWLDAVRHVARIDMQDLQHIERQKATIDRNTLQFLENKPANNVLMTGARGTGKSSLVKAMLAAYGERGLRLIEVDKSDLGDLPDIVELVASRPERFIVFCDDLSFEEGEPGYKALKSVLDGSVSASGDNVLIYATSNRRHLMPEYMSENLQAKHQPDGEIHPGETVEEKISLSERFGLWLSFYPFKQDDYLDIVYHWLRELGCPEAHIEPSRTEALQWTIERGSRSGRVAYQFARDWAARHV; encoded by the coding sequence GTGACCGCAACTGAATTTTCCACCCTGATCCAGCGCGCCGAGCGGGTGTTGGCGCAGCTTGAGGCCTTTCTTCCGCCCGCCACGCCCGAGATCGACTGGAGCGCGCACGCCTTCCGTTGGCGCAAGCGTGGCTCGCGCGGCTGGCTGGACGCGGTGCGCCACGTTGCGCGCATCGACATGCAGGACCTTCAGCACATCGAACGCCAGAAGGCCACCATCGACCGCAACACCCTGCAGTTCCTTGAGAACAAGCCGGCCAACAACGTGCTCATGACCGGCGCGCGCGGCACCGGCAAGAGCTCCCTGGTCAAGGCCATGCTGGCGGCCTATGGCGAGCGCGGCCTGCGTTTGATCGAAGTCGACAAGTCCGACCTGGGCGACCTGCCCGACATCGTTGAACTCGTCGCCTCGCGCCCCGAGCGCTTCATCGTGTTCTGCGACGACCTGTCGTTTGAAGAAGGCGAGCCCGGCTACAAGGCGCTGAAGTCCGTGCTGGACGGCTCGGTGTCGGCCTCGGGCGACAACGTGCTGATCTACGCCACGTCCAACCGGCGCCACCTGATGCCGGAATACATGAGCGAAAACCTGCAAGCCAAGCATCAGCCCGATGGCGAAATCCACCCTGGCGAGACCGTCGAGGAGAAGATCTCGCTGTCGGAACGCTTCGGTCTGTGGCTGTCGTTCTACCCCTTCAAGCAGGACGACTACCTGGACATCGTCTACCACTGGCTGCGCGAGCTGGGTTGCCCCGAGGCGCATATCGAGCCCTCGCGCACCGAGGCGCTGCAATGGACCATCGAACGCGGCTCGCGTTCGGGCCGCGTGGCCTATCAATTCGCGCGCGACTGGGCGGCCCGCCATGTCTGA
- a CDS encoding ABC transporter ATP-binding protein yields MNLASNTNNNSGVPALQATGLVRRFGALVATDNVSLSLNPGEIHALIGPNGAGKSTLIHLLSGTLAADSGTLTVGGRDVTSMNAHQRVAAGLSRSYQITNIFKQSTVLDNLVLAVQAHAGSSFRFWSPRTAQTALYEQARELARECAIDASLLERPAGTLPHGEQRKVEFALALAARPSVLLLDEPMAGMGPDETVRLTELIESLRGRAAMLLVEHDMQAVFRLADRLSVLVYGRVIATGTPDEIRANPEVRQAYLGDEETA; encoded by the coding sequence ATGAACCTGGCATCCAACACCAACAACAACTCGGGCGTGCCGGCCTTGCAGGCCACCGGCCTGGTGCGCCGCTTTGGCGCCCTGGTCGCCACCGACAACGTGTCGCTATCCCTGAACCCGGGCGAAATCCACGCGCTGATCGGCCCCAACGGCGCCGGCAAGTCCACGCTGATCCATCTGCTGTCAGGCACGCTGGCGGCGGATTCCGGCACGCTGACCGTGGGTGGGCGCGACGTCACCAGCATGAACGCGCACCAGCGCGTGGCAGCCGGGCTGTCGCGGTCCTACCAGATCACCAACATCTTCAAGCAGTCCACCGTGTTGGACAACCTGGTGCTGGCGGTGCAGGCGCACGCGGGCAGCAGCTTCCGCTTCTGGTCGCCGCGCACGGCCCAGACCGCGCTGTACGAACAGGCGCGCGAGCTGGCGCGGGAATGCGCCATCGACGCCAGCCTGCTGGAACGCCCGGCCGGCACGCTGCCGCACGGCGAACAACGCAAGGTGGAGTTCGCCCTGGCCTTGGCCGCGCGCCCCAGCGTGCTGTTGCTGGACGAGCCCATGGCCGGCATGGGGCCGGACGAAACCGTGCGCCTGACCGAATTGATCGAATCCCTGCGGGGCCGCGCCGCCATGCTGCTGGTTGAACACGACATGCAGGCGGTGTTCCGCCTGGCCGACCGTCTGTCGGTGCTGGTGTATGGCCGCGTCATTGCCACCGGCACCCCCGACGAAATCCGCGCCAATCCGGAAGTGCGGCAAGCCTATCTGGGCGACGAGGAGACCGCATGA
- the siaA gene encoding biofilm regulation protein phosphatase SiaA (SiaB is a threonine kinase acting on SiaC; SiaA is the matching phosphatase.), whose product MAKWGLRKKSLMALLLACVVALAPAAVIGWLVLDGVRDHFGRAFADNFTQLNRQRILAPVSRELALSLRLADSEVTRRWLRNESDPAARELFFREADGYRRDLLGRAYFIASAATGNYYFNDDKPLSEAPRYTLSPSAADDGWFYASLKSPAKYNINVNPDLKLKTTKVWINVQVRDGNKVVGLTGAGLDVGGFLREFVNSGQPGVTPIIVDEEGAIQAHMDASLIAYNSGAGGGAADRGRVYNLLDAGPGRDELRSAMHAAQADPQSVQTAWVSMDGTRQLVSVAYMPELHWHVLTVVDLGAARVLDTDWLWPAAIGLVVLFAAMLLCFGFAIERLMLRPLRRLQQSARAIADGSYDVRLPPGGQDEIGDLSRAFGVMADKVRQHTAELETKVRERTSALEDANRAMAAAHKKIGDSIDYASLIQRAILPDRQLTQSLGAHHFVLWKPRDVVGGDFYVFRSDGANCLLGIMDCAGHGVPGALMTMLARAAIDLAITEVGPADPAGVLTRTDGAIRAMLADAQLPRALATNTDAGLVYIDRQSGRLRYAGAKISLYASDGETLREVPGGKRALGDKRVGRYENIDVQLEAGWTYYLATDGFLDQAGGEHGFGFGNTRFAEMLKRHARRPLTEQAAAFSQALAEYQGGRPQRDDITLLSFRFE is encoded by the coding sequence ATGGCGAAATGGGGTTTGCGCAAAAAATCATTGATGGCGCTGTTGTTGGCGTGCGTGGTCGCCCTGGCGCCCGCGGCGGTAATCGGTTGGTTGGTGCTGGATGGGGTCAGGGACCACTTCGGACGCGCCTTCGCCGACAACTTCACGCAATTGAACCGGCAACGCATCCTGGCGCCGGTGTCCCGTGAACTGGCATTGTCCTTGCGCCTGGCCGACAGCGAAGTCACCCGCCGCTGGCTGCGCAACGAAAGCGACCCGGCCGCGCGCGAATTGTTCTTTCGAGAAGCGGATGGCTACCGGCGCGATTTGCTTGGACGCGCCTATTTCATCGCCAGCGCCGCCACCGGCAACTACTACTTCAACGACGACAAGCCGCTGTCCGAAGCGCCGCGCTATACGCTCAGCCCTAGCGCGGCCGACGACGGCTGGTTCTACGCGTCGCTGAAATCGCCCGCCAAATACAACATCAACGTCAACCCCGACCTGAAGCTGAAGACCACCAAAGTGTGGATCAACGTCCAGGTGCGCGACGGCAACAAGGTTGTGGGGCTGACTGGCGCGGGTCTGGACGTGGGCGGCTTCCTGCGGGAATTCGTCAACAGCGGCCAGCCTGGCGTCACCCCCATCATCGTGGACGAAGAGGGCGCCATCCAGGCGCACATGGACGCCTCGCTGATCGCCTATAACTCCGGCGCGGGTGGCGGCGCCGCCGATCGCGGGCGCGTGTACAACCTGTTGGACGCGGGCCCGGGCCGGGACGAACTGCGCTCGGCCATGCATGCGGCGCAAGCCGACCCGCAATCGGTGCAGACGGCGTGGGTCAGCATGGACGGCACGCGCCAACTGGTGTCGGTGGCCTATATGCCCGAGCTGCACTGGCACGTGCTGACGGTGGTGGACCTGGGCGCCGCGCGCGTGCTGGACACCGACTGGCTGTGGCCGGCCGCCATCGGCCTGGTGGTGCTGTTTGCCGCCATGCTGCTGTGCTTCGGTTTCGCCATCGAGCGCTTGATGCTGCGCCCCTTGCGCCGCCTGCAGCAATCGGCCCGCGCCATTGCGGACGGCAGCTACGACGTGCGCCTGCCGCCGGGCGGCCAGGACGAAATCGGCGACCTGAGCCGCGCCTTCGGCGTCATGGCCGACAAGGTCCGCCAGCACACGGCCGAACTGGAGACCAAGGTGCGCGAACGCACCTCGGCGCTGGAAGACGCCAACCGCGCCATGGCCGCCGCGCACAAGAAAATTGGCGACTCCATCGACTACGCCAGCCTGATCCAGCGCGCCATCCTGCCCGACCGCCAACTGACGCAGTCGCTGGGCGCGCACCATTTCGTGCTGTGGAAGCCGCGTGATGTGGTGGGCGGCGACTTCTACGTGTTCCGCTCCGACGGCGCCAACTGCCTGCTGGGCATCATGGACTGCGCGGGCCATGGCGTGCCCGGCGCGCTGATGACCATGCTGGCGCGCGCCGCCATTGACCTGGCGATCACCGAGGTCGGTCCCGCCGACCCCGCCGGCGTCCTGACCCGCACCGACGGCGCCATCCGCGCCATGCTTGCGGATGCGCAATTGCCGCGCGCGCTGGCCACCAATACCGACGCGGGCCTGGTATATATTGACCGCCAATCCGGGCGCCTGCGCTATGCGGGCGCCAAGATCAGCCTGTACGCCAGCGATGGCGAGACCTTGCGTGAAGTGCCCGGCGGCAAGCGCGCGCTGGGCGACAAGCGGGTTGGCCGCTATGAAAACATCGACGTGCAATTGGAGGCCGGCTGGACGTACTACCTGGCCACCGACGGCTTCCTGGACCAGGCGGGCGGCGAGCACGGCTTTGGCTTTGGCAACACCCGTTTTGCGGAAATGCTCAAGAGACACGCGCGCCGGCCGTTAACAGAACAGGCCGCCGCGTTTTCGCAAG
- a CDS encoding DUF7259 domain-containing protein, producing MPIRSAATFSCAAPLLADAIADLAWCAMTGKPASYRALTPHAATPITLATHDRVRVNALGRLLAIEQADPAWPLYPGRANVVYLGSELWQDGRLFGHTVSELIADLADGQVTGVPDPARFLIFMKE from the coding sequence ATGCCAATCCGGTCCGCCGCGACTTTCTCTTGCGCGGCGCCGCTGCTGGCCGACGCCATCGCGGACCTGGCCTGGTGCGCCATGACCGGTAAGCCCGCTTCCTACCGCGCCCTGACCCCGCATGCGGCAACGCCGATCACCCTCGCAACCCATGACCGCGTGCGGGTCAACGCGCTCGGACGCCTCCTCGCCATCGAACAGGCCGACCCTGCATGGCCCCTTTACCCGGGGCGTGCGAATGTGGTCTACCTGGGCAGCGAACTCTGGCAAGATGGAAGGCTATTCGGCCACACCGTCAGCGAACTTATTGCCGACCTGGCTGACGGGCAAGTGACCGGCGTGCCGGACCCCGCCCGCTTCCTCATCTTCATGAAGGAATAA
- the argJ gene encoding bifunctional glutamate N-acetyltransferase/amino-acid acetyltransferase ArgJ produces MAVNLQIPSESEIFPVAGVEIGVTEAGIRKANRRDLTVFRLAEGTSVAGVFTRNRFCAAPVQVCQAHLAAGGPISALVINTGNANAGTGEEGLKKARDTCDALGKLLGVPASQILPFSTGVILEPLPLDRLVAGLPGAIANLAADHWSSAAHGIMTTDTLPKISSAKVQIDGKTVTFTGISKGAGMIRPNMATMLSFLATDAGIAQPLLKKLAVEIADASFNRITVDGDTSTNDSFIIAATGKSGVNINSESDAAYAAVREALTAAALELATKIVRDAEGATKFMTIRVEEAGTTEEALKVAYAVAHSPLVKTAFFASDPNLGRILAAVGYAGIDDLDVSNIRLWLDDVLVAKDGGRNPDYQETDGQRVMKQAEIQVRIALGRGKVADTVYTCDFSHEYVSINADYRS; encoded by the coding sequence ATGGCCGTTAATTTGCAGATCCCCTCCGAGTCCGAAATTTTTCCTGTTGCCGGCGTTGAAATCGGCGTCACCGAGGCCGGCATCCGCAAAGCCAACCGACGTGACCTGACCGTGTTCCGCCTGGCCGAAGGCACCAGCGTGGCGGGTGTGTTCACCCGCAACCGCTTCTGCGCCGCACCGGTGCAGGTTTGCCAGGCCCACCTGGCCGCCGGCGGCCCGATCAGCGCGCTGGTCATCAACACCGGCAACGCCAACGCGGGTACCGGCGAAGAAGGCCTGAAGAAGGCGCGCGACACTTGCGACGCGCTGGGTAAGTTGCTGGGCGTGCCCGCCTCGCAGATCCTGCCGTTTTCCACCGGCGTCATTCTTGAGCCGCTGCCGCTGGACCGCCTGGTCGCCGGCCTGCCGGGCGCCATCGCCAACCTGGCGGCCGACCACTGGTCCAGCGCCGCCCACGGCATCATGACGACCGACACGCTGCCCAAGATCTCGTCGGCCAAGGTGCAGATCGACGGCAAGACCGTTACCTTCACCGGCATCAGCAAGGGCGCGGGCATGATCCGCCCCAACATGGCCACGATGCTCAGCTTTTTGGCCACCGATGCCGGCATCGCCCAGCCGCTGTTGAAGAAGCTGGCCGTGGAAATTGCCGATGCGTCCTTCAACCGCATCACGGTTGACGGCGACACATCCACGAACGATTCCTTCATCATCGCCGCCACCGGCAAGTCGGGCGTGAACATCAACAGCGAGTCCGACGCCGCCTACGCCGCCGTGCGCGAGGCGCTGACCGCCGCCGCGCTGGAATTGGCCACGAAGATCGTGCGCGACGCCGAAGGCGCCACCAAGTTCATGACCATCCGCGTGGAAGAAGCCGGCACCACGGAAGAAGCGCTGAAGGTGGCGTATGCCGTGGCGCATTCGCCGTTGGTCAAGACCGCGTTCTTTGCCTCGGACCCCAACCTGGGCCGCATTCTGGCGGCGGTGGGTTACGCGGGAATCGACGATCTGGACGTGTCGAACATCCGCCTGTGGCTGGACGATGTGCTGGTGGCGAAAGACGGCGGCCGCAACCCGGATTACCAGGAAACCGACGGCCAGCGCGTAATGAAGCAGGCCGAGATCCAGGTGCGCATCGCGCTGGGCCGCGGCAAGGTGGCGGACACGGTGTACACCTGCGATTTCTCGCATGAGTATGTGTCGATCAACGCGGATTACCGTTCGTAA
- a CDS encoding ABC transporter substrate-binding protein, whose product MRLITSLIAAAALVPAVAMADAVKVGIANDISGPFSALGAEARDGFNLAIKQLGSKLGGQPAEFVQTDMGGNPDQARQLVTRYIQREKIDFFTGPIGSNVALAVGPALFAAKIPYLSNNPGPSQFAGAQCNNYWFGTSYQNDAFHEAAGKVAADRGFKKMFIMAPDYPAGKDALTGFKRGYKIAPGDEVYTKLGQIDYAAEIAQIRAAKPDAVYIFLPGGMGINFVKQFVSAGLSQSVKLIGPGFSADEDVIQAVGDPMLGMYNTAQWAHDLDVPQNKIFVDAFRKEYNGRYPSVYAAQAYDVIMAMDAAVKQAGGKASDRAAVVAALEKADYPSVRGSFTYGKNHYPIQAYYLRVIDKDGSGRITNKLVGKVFDKYQDVYVGECKL is encoded by the coding sequence ATGCGTTTGATCACTTCCCTTATCGCCGCCGCCGCGCTGGTTCCGGCCGTGGCTATGGCTGACGCCGTCAAGGTCGGCATCGCCAACGACATCTCCGGCCCGTTCTCGGCGCTGGGCGCCGAAGCCCGTGATGGCTTCAATCTGGCCATCAAGCAACTGGGCAGCAAGCTGGGCGGTCAGCCCGCCGAATTCGTGCAGACCGACATGGGCGGCAACCCGGACCAGGCCCGCCAATTGGTCACGCGCTACATCCAGCGCGAAAAAATCGACTTCTTCACGGGCCCGATTGGTTCCAACGTGGCACTGGCCGTCGGCCCCGCGCTGTTCGCCGCCAAGATTCCGTACCTGTCGAACAACCCGGGCCCCAGCCAATTCGCCGGCGCCCAATGCAACAACTACTGGTTCGGCACGTCCTACCAGAACGACGCCTTCCACGAAGCGGCCGGCAAGGTTGCCGCCGACCGCGGCTTCAAGAAGATGTTCATCATGGCGCCCGACTACCCGGCCGGCAAGGACGCGCTGACGGGCTTCAAACGCGGCTACAAGATCGCCCCGGGCGACGAGGTCTACACCAAGCTGGGCCAGATCGACTACGCCGCCGAAATCGCGCAGATCCGCGCGGCCAAGCCGGACGCGGTCTACATCTTCCTGCCGGGCGGCATGGGCATCAACTTCGTCAAGCAGTTCGTGTCGGCGGGCCTGTCGCAAAGCGTCAAGCTGATCGGCCCCGGCTTCTCGGCCGACGAAGACGTGATCCAGGCCGTGGGCGACCCCATGCTGGGCATGTACAACACCGCGCAGTGGGCGCATGACCTGGACGTGCCGCAGAACAAGATCTTCGTGGACGCCTTCCGCAAGGAATACAACGGCCGCTATCCGTCGGTGTACGCCGCCCAGGCCTACGACGTCATCATGGCCATGGACGCCGCCGTCAAGCAGGCCGGCGGCAAGGCCTCGGACCGCGCGGCCGTCGTCGCCGCGCTGGAAAAGGCCGACTACCCCTCGGTGCGCGGCAGCTTCACCTACGGCAAGAACCACTATCCGATCCAGGCCTACTACCTGCGCGTCATCGACAAGGATGGCAGCGGCCGCATCACCAACAAGCTGGTGGGCAAGGTGTTCGACAAGTACCAGGACGTCTACGTCGGCGAGTGCAAGCTCTGA
- a CDS encoding branched-chain amino acid ABC transporter permease, with translation MTFTLIVEQLLNGLQFGLMLFLIAAGLTLVFGIMDIMNLAHGSLYMAGAYVAAETMQRTGSFTAAVLVAAVATGLVGVVLELTLIRRLALRDHLAQVLGTYAVILIANDLVKMIWGPAPVMLNMPAMLSGPVRLMPDLLYPAYRLMIIVFGVAAAAGLYWFVTRTRAGVLVRAGASNRQMATLMGVRVPLLFLGVFVLGAMLAAVAGALLGPITAVQLGMGEDILILVLVCIVIGGIGSIRGAFVGALLVGMVDTAGRAFLPMLLRQIFSPAVASSVGPTLAAIAIYVLMAAVLVFRPSGLFPARG, from the coding sequence ATGACGTTTACGCTGATCGTCGAGCAATTGCTGAACGGTCTGCAGTTTGGGTTGATGTTGTTTTTGATCGCGGCCGGGCTGACCCTGGTTTTCGGCATCATGGACATCATGAATCTGGCTCACGGCTCGCTCTACATGGCCGGCGCCTATGTCGCCGCCGAAACCATGCAGCGCACAGGTTCATTCACCGCCGCCGTCCTGGTGGCGGCCGTCGCCACCGGCCTGGTCGGCGTGGTGCTGGAACTGACGCTGATCCGCCGCCTGGCGCTGCGCGACCACCTGGCCCAGGTGCTGGGTACCTACGCTGTCATTCTTATCGCCAATGACCTGGTCAAGATGATCTGGGGGCCTGCCCCCGTCATGCTGAACATGCCGGCCATGCTGTCAGGTCCCGTGCGCTTGATGCCCGACCTGCTGTATCCCGCCTACCGCTTGATGATCATTGTGTTCGGCGTGGCCGCCGCCGCGGGCCTGTACTGGTTCGTGACGCGCACCCGTGCCGGCGTGCTGGTGCGGGCCGGGGCGTCCAACCGGCAGATGGCCACGCTGATGGGCGTGCGCGTACCGCTGCTGTTCCTGGGCGTGTTCGTGCTGGGTGCGATGCTGGCCGCCGTGGCCGGGGCGCTGCTTGGGCCGATCACCGCCGTGCAGTTGGGCATGGGCGAAGACATCCTGATCCTGGTGCTGGTGTGCATCGTCATCGGTGGCATCGGTTCCATTCGCGGCGCCTTTGTGGGTGCGCTGCTGGTGGGCATGGTGGACACGGCGGGGCGGGCCTTCCTGCCCATGCTGCTGCGCCAGATCTTTTCGCCGGCCGTGGCCTCCAGCGTCGGCCCGACGCTGGCCGCCATCGCCATTTACGTATTGATGGCGGCTGTGCTGGTGTTCCGGCCCTCTGGCCTGTTTCCGGCGCGGGGTTGA
- a CDS encoding branched-chain amino acid ABC transporter permease gives MMKSTIWTVLLLLALAVFPLVAPALGLDFYISFVRRVLIYALAATSLNLILGYGGMVALGHAAFFGAGAYAVGILAMSGVTSALIVWPVAMVLAGVLAAITGAISLRTRGVYFIMITLAFAQMLYYIFISLRQYGGEDGLNLPGYSTLPGIDLANDVSFYYLVLALFAVLMWVFSRVVSSRFGTALQGIRENESRMEAMGYPVYRIKLVAFTLSGAAAGLAGALLANHNLFISPNLMQWTQSANLLIMVLVGGIGLRWGGVAGAVVMLTLEEVLRLWTEYWHLPLGVLLLCVVFGAPRGLVGLFGPMFGGRAAAQSGKVGS, from the coding sequence ATGATGAAAAGCACAATCTGGACCGTTCTCCTGCTGCTGGCGCTGGCGGTGTTCCCGCTGGTGGCCCCGGCGCTGGGCCTGGACTTCTACATATCCTTCGTGCGCCGCGTGCTGATCTACGCGCTGGCCGCGACCAGCCTGAACTTGATCCTGGGCTATGGCGGCATGGTGGCGCTGGGGCACGCGGCCTTCTTCGGCGCGGGCGCCTACGCCGTCGGCATCCTGGCCATGTCGGGCGTCACGTCGGCGCTGATCGTCTGGCCGGTGGCCATGGTGCTGGCTGGCGTGCTGGCGGCAATCACGGGCGCGATCTCGCTGCGCACCCGTGGCGTGTACTTCATCATGATCACGCTGGCGTTCGCGCAGATGCTCTACTACATCTTCATTTCGCTGCGCCAGTACGGCGGGGAAGACGGGCTGAACCTGCCCGGCTATTCCACGCTGCCGGGCATCGACCTGGCCAACGACGTCAGCTTCTATTACCTGGTGCTGGCGCTGTTCGCGGTGTTGATGTGGGTATTCAGCCGCGTGGTGTCTTCGCGTTTCGGCACCGCCTTGCAGGGCATCCGCGAAAACGAATCGCGCATGGAAGCCATGGGCTATCCGGTCTACCGCATCAAGCTCGTGGCCTTCACGCTGAGCGGCGCGGCGGCGGGCCTGGCGGGCGCGCTGCTGGCCAACCACAACCTGTTCATCTCGCCCAACCTGATGCAATGGACCCAGTCGGCCAACCTGCTGATCATGGTGCTGGTGGGCGGCATCGGCCTGCGCTGGGGCGGTGTGGCCGGCGCGGTGGTGATGCTGACGCTGGAAGAAGTGCTGCGCCTGTGGACCGAATACTGGCACCTGCCCCTGGGCGTGCTGCTGCTGTGTGTGGTGTTTGGCGCGCCGCGCGGTCTGGTCGGCCTGTTCGGCCCGATGTTCGGCGGACGCGCCGCGGCCCAATCCGGCAAGGTGGGATCATGA